The genomic segment AGATACTCCATACCACTTATGCGATAGCTAAAATGAATGTATTTATCCATAATATGCAAGCACAGATAGCCCTCGGCAATACAGGAAAGACCTGCCTTTTTAAACCCTGATGGTTCATTAAGAAGATTTGATCTTATTGTAGCTAATCCAATGTGGAATCAAAAGTTTTCGCAAAGTGTGTATGAAAAAGACCCTTATGGTCGCTTTAGCTTTGGCTATCCTCCAGAAAGCTCAGCAGATTGGGGCTGGATTGAGCATATGTATGCAAGTCTAAAAGACAAAGGAAGAATGGCCGTTGTTATTGACACAGGAGCGGTATCCAGAGGAAGCGGGACATCTGGCAGAAACAGGGAAAGGGATATCAGAAAGGTCTTTGTGGACAATGACCTTATTGAGGCAGTTATCCTGCTTCCAGAGAATTTGTTTTATAACACAACTGCTCCTGGTGTTATTATTGTTATTAACAAAAACAAAATCTCAGATAGAAAATCCCAAATCCTTCTTATTAATATCTCTGACCTTTATGAAAAGGGAAGACCCAAAAATTACCTTCCTCAAAGCACCATTCAGAAGGTCTATGAGATATATTCAGATTGGAAAGAGGAAGAGGGCATAAGCAAGATTATCAGTATAGAAGAAGCCATAAGGAATGACTATAACTTAAGCCCCTCAAGATATGTAGCAAAGAATAATCAGGAAGAGGTTTTGCCACTGCAAGAGGCTATTGTTGAGCTTGAAGAAGCAGAGGAAGAAAGAAGAGAGGCAGATAAAAGGTTGTGGGAGATATTGGAAAGTTTGAGATTGGCGATTTGAGATTTGCGATTGGCGATTGGCGATTTGGGATTGGCGATCGGCGATTTGAGATTTGAGATTGGCGATTTGGGATTTGAGATTGGGGATTTTATTAGATGTGGTTTTTTGCGTTAGATTTATTAATTACAAATTGAGATTTAAAGTTTGTGAGATACGTTATTTAAAATCATTAACGAAAAATATAAAATAAAATATTATATTTTTATGGATTACAGATATAAATTTTATATCGAAACAAAATTTATAGAAACATCACTTGGTGAAATACCTCAGGATTGGGAAACATATTATTTAGGTGAAAAAGCAATCTTTGAGGTTGGAAAAAGAGAAAAGGGAGGTAGTTTAGAAAAGGGAGATATTTTAAGCTTGGGTTGCGAACATATTGATAATAACGGTAATATTTCTCTTAAAAATCCAAAATATATTTCCTCAGAATTTTTCAATAAGATGAAAAAAGGAAAAATTAATCTGTTTGATATTCTTCTATGTAAAGACGGAGCTAAAACGGGTAAGGTTGCATATATTAAAAATCTTCCTATCGAGAAAATGGCAATAAATGAACATTTATTCATTATTCGATCAAAAGATGATGATTTATTAAATCATTTCTTATTTTTTGTTCTTTTTTCTGGAATAGGACAGAAACAGATTAAAAGTTTTTATCACGGTCTAATCGGTGGGATTAATAAATCGCAAATCGAAAATCTTAAAATCGTAAATCCCCCTCTTTCCGAACAAAAAGCCA from the Leptospiraceae bacterium genome contains:
- a CDS encoding SAM-dependent methyltransferase; translated protein: MWNQKFSQSVYEKDPYGRFSFGYPPESSADWGWIEHMYASLKDKGRMAVVIDTGAVSRGSGTSGRNRERDIRKVFVDNDLIEAVILLPENLFYNTTAPGVIIVINKNKISDRKSQILLINISDLYEKGRPKNYLPQSTIQKVYEIYSDWKEEEGISKIISIEEAIRNDYNLSPSRYVAKNNQEEVLPLQEAIVELEEAEEERREADKRLWEILESLRLAI
- a CDS encoding restriction endonuclease subunit S, whose translation is MDYRYKFYIETKFIETSLGEIPQDWETYYLGEKAIFEVGKREKGGSLEKGDILSLGCEHIDNNGNISLKNPKYISSEFFNKMKKGKINLFDILLCKDGAKTGKVAYIKNLPIEKMAINEHLFIIRSKDDDLLNHFLFFVLFSGIGQKQIKSFYHGLIGGINKSQIENLKIVNPPLSEQKAIAYVLSTIQEAKDRGSD